A genomic segment from Triticum dicoccoides isolate Atlit2015 ecotype Zavitan chromosome 1A, WEW_v2.0, whole genome shotgun sequence encodes:
- the LOC119323342 gene encoding uncharacterized protein LOC119323342, with translation MAKKEIHSERDRGFYKAYIQLTISTLGLESKVKLVYECHHLLESAVVLFMVAQSFRSLLNEQNTDLIIYKEDFSVLMVVVGLRLLLWYYLKRFGQTCYRAAAVVLLHYVLLLLINKRYTRIAIVPVIFFVFIGVLANEFKENPAKKFEENPSFQYDNIIAPPAEKRIGKEKTYDSGEEIVFGESSFGDHDSSEDVVFVHGPESSQGRMKMEVISCCLQLSFVICTQFSEQQGGTFVLSHFFLFINSSLGALAVMIAASPIGTSPGAVQVLLALHKFYLIMLPIATCTMAAEWLGSGAISLYMPEFIVLIVWFTNHFDHAGREGRINSATRGLVVVQLLLRNPLMVLAVPSAVYDPEMLVSWFRGSFRVSSSSSALSYLHVWMLHQWPGKTLNSTGPIKLLKFSAEFSFYMALLLAGPSAVLAIISGDQASRILILYTVRLPFCTGLYLYQGTDNIGLKNILWTMLISLVPRFRRNKVNSAPHSHPKAI, from the exons ATGGCGAAAAAGGAAATTCACTCGGAGCGTGATCGAGGCTTCTACAAG GCTTATATCCAACTTACGATATCAACCCTTGGACTTGAAAGCAAAGTGAAATTAGTGTACGAGTGCCATCATCTTTTGGAGTCAGCAGTCGTCCTTTTTATGGTTGCACAATCATTCAGGTCCCTGCTAAATGAACAAAATACAGATCTGATAATATATAAGGAGGATTTCAGCGTGCTCATGGTCGTTGTGGGGCTGCGATTGCTGCTGTGGTACTATTTGAAAAGATTTGGTCAGACTTGCTACAGAGCTGCCGCAGTGGTGCTGCTACATTATGTCTTATTACTTCTGATCAACAAAAGGTATACCAGAATTGCTATCGTTCCTgttatcttctttgtcttcatAGGTGTACTTGCGAATGAATTTAAGGAGAATCCTGCCAAGAAATTTGAGGAGAATCCTAGTTTCCAGTACGACAACATTATCGCACCCCCCGCTGAGAAGCGTATAGGAAAAGAGAAAACATACGACAGCGGTGAGGAGATTGTATTTGGAGAGAGCTCTTTTGGAGATCACGACAGCAGTGAAGATGTTGTATTTGTACATGGCCCTGAGAGTTCCCAGGGGCGGATGAAAATGGAAGTGATTTCTTGTTGTTTGCAGTTATCATTCGTGATATGTACTCAATTCAGCGAACAACAAGGCGGTACTTTTGTTCTCTCTCACTTCTTTCTGTTCATCAATTCGTCTCTAGGTGCACTAGCAGTGATGATAGCCGCATCCCCTATTGGAACCAGTCCTGGTGCAGTACAGGTGCTGCTAGCGCTGCACAAGTtctatcttataatgctaccgatagCAACTTGCACAATGGCCGCAGAGTGGCTAGGGAGTGGCGCCATAAGTCTTTACATGCCGGAGTTCATTGTATTGATTGTATGGTTCACTAATCACTTTGATCATGCTGGTCGGGAAGGGCGTATCAACTCTGCCACACGGGgcctagtagtagtacaactactCTTGCGAAACCCACTCATGGTATTAGCAGTTCCGTCAGCTGTATATGACCCGGAAATGTTGGTGTCCTGGTTCAGAGGCTCGTTTCGCGTCTCTAGCTCTTCGTCGGCTCTGTCCTACTTGCACGTTTGGATGCTACATCAATGGCCGGGGAAGACATTAAACTCGACTGGACCAATCAAACTGCTCAAGTTTTCTGCGGAATTTAGCTTTTATATGGCACTTCTGCTGGCTGGACCGTCGGCTGTTCTGGCAATCATATCTGGAGATCAAGCTTCAAGGATACTGATTCTGTATACAGTACGGTTACCATTTTGTACAGGACTATATCTTTATCAGGGGACTGATAATATAGGACTAAAGAATATTCTGTGGACTATGCTGATATCACTAGTGCCGAGATTTCGTCGGAACAAAGTAAACAGTGCGCCACACTCCCATCCAAAGGCCATATGA